The Chitinophaga niabensis genomic interval GTTTATCGCCGTAAATACTGGCTGATCTCTGTAATAGCCGCCGCTGTTACACTTGGCGGGGTATTCAGCACCTGGGGCATTCACCTCTTTGGCGGAAGCAATGCTAATAGCAATACCTCTTTCACGGTGATGACCTACAATTGCAGCAGCATGGGCATCAAAGGATACAAGGAAGTGCCCGAAGTGCGCAAACGCATGTATGAAGAACTGAAAAAAGCCAGTCCTGATGTGCTTTGCCTCCAGGAATTCTACACCAACACCAACCCGGATAAACCTGATAACTTAGACAGTATCCGGAAAGAACTGAATTATCCTCATCATTATTTTGTCAGGAGCCTTATCCACTGGGATACCTGGCACTATGGCACTGTTATTTTCTCCCGCTTCCCCATCATAGACACCACCAGGGTAAAACTCTTCGAGGTTTCCAAAGGCCCTGGCACAGAAGACCTGATCGCAGCCAGTCTCATCATCAAAGGAGATACCGTAAGGATCATGTCCGCTCACCTGGTTTCCTACAAGCTTCAGCAGGATGATTACCAAACAGTGGCTTCCGCAGAAGTACACAAAGCCCATGGCCTCCTGTATAAGATGCGCCGCACCTTCAAGCTCAGATCGGAACAGGCACATATCATAAGGAACGAGATAGATCGCAGCAAACATCCCCTTATTGTAGTAGGGGATTTCAACGATGTGCCTGTTTCCTACACTTACCGCACCATCCGTGGAGACCTCCAGGATGCTTTCCTGGAGCAAGGTTCCGGCTTTGGCAGAACCTTCTCTGCTATCTCTCCCACACTGCGGATAGATTACATTCTGCCGGACAAATTCTTTACCGTGGAAGAATTTTCCATCTATCGCAGGCGGGGTTTCGAACACTTTCCCATTATGGCCAGGTTATCTATAAACAGAAAAGATTAACACCTTGTCTTTTAATGCGTTAAATTTATAGCGGCCAAACTATCTGCTTGTTGAAATTTTTACGACTTTTTACAAAAGGGTTTTTCCTTATCGTGAACGTGGTAACTGTTCTATTTTTCCTGCTGGCCTGCCTGGCGCCGTTTATTTCGCCGGTCAGGTTCTGGCCGATCAGTTTTATCACGCTGGGTTTCCCGTTCCTGCTGGTAGTGCTGCTGTTATTCCTCATTTTCTGGATCATCTTCCATCCTAAATATGCATTGATACCGCTGGTAGCCCTGGTGATCGGCTGGAAATCCGTTTCTGCCTTTTTCTCGCTGCGCTGGCCAACCAACTGGGAAACATCCAATAAACCGGAAGGCACCATCAATGTAATGAGCTATAATGTAGCCCTGTTTGGTCTCTATGCAAAGAAAAACAGCAAGCCTACCCGCGAAGCAATGTTTGACCTTATACGCCTGCAACAGCCGGATGTACTTTGCCTCCAGGATTTTTACACTTCTGAAAAATCAGATGATTTTAATAACCGGGAAGATCTTTCCCGCGTAATGAAACTCCCCTACCGTTTCTTTTCCAGCGATTTTAACCGCAACGGTACACAACACTGGGGCAGTATCATCTATTCAAAATTCCCCATTATCTTATCAGATAAGGTAAAGCTTTCTCCCGGCCCTATGGGAGAAAGCCTGATCTTTGCAGATATCCTGCGGAATAACGATACCATCCGCATCGTGAATATGCATTTGGAATCCTATCGTTTCAACGCCAAGGACTATCAATCCATCGAAAAAATAAAGAAACAGGAAGATACCGGCCTGGTTGCCGCAAAAGGCATAGTGGTAAAAATGCGCGATGCCTATGTTCGCCGCAGCCGCCAGGCCAATATTGTAGCGGATTTTATCAGAACCAGCCCCCATCCGGTGATCGTTTGCGGAGATTTTAATGATACTCCTGCTTCCTACACCTATTTCACTATTAAAGGGAACCTGCAGGATGCATTCCTCAAAAAAGGCAGTGGCATCGGCAGAACATTTACAGGCCTTTCTCCTACACTGCGAATAGACTACATCTTTATAGACAGAAGCTTTACCATCAACGGTTTCCGCACTGTACATTCTGATCTCAGCGATCATTACCCGGTCATTGCCAATGTGAGCATACCCTAGAATTTCCACTTTTGCTTAAAAAATTCGACATTCGGGTTGAAAAATCCGAAATTCGCCGATCCACAATATCAGATAATGTCAGAACAGCTTAAACTACACAATACCCTAAGCCGACAAAAAGAACTATTCACTCCGTTATATCCCGGTCACGTTGGCATGTACGTATGCGGACCAACAGTTTCCGGAGAGTCGCACCTGGGCCATGCACGCCCTTTCATTACATTCGATGTAGTGTACCGTTACCTGTTACACCTGGGTTATAAAGTACGTTATGTAAGGAATATTACAGACGCCGGCCATTTTGAAGAAGAAGGCCGCGCGGCGGAAGATAAGATCGCCAAATTTGCACAGCTGGAAAAACTGGAGCCGATGGAACTGGTGCAGAAATACACGAATCTCTTCCATTGGGCCATGGAACAGTTCAATACTTTAAAACCAAGTATAGAACCTACCGCTACCGGCCATATCGTAGAGCAGATAGAAATGATCAAAAAGATCATGGATGAAGGATTTGCCTACGAAGCAAACGGCTCTGTTTATTTTGATGTGATGAAATATTCAGAAGGTCACCATTACGGCATCCTTAGTGGTCGCGTATTGGAAGATCAACTGGAAACCACCCGCGAGCTGGATAACCAGGAAGAGAAAAAGAACAAAGTGGATTTTGCCCTCTGGAAAAAAGCGCCGCCGGAACATCTGATGCGCTGGCCAAGCCCATGGGGAGAAGGTTTCCCCGGTTGGCATATTGAATGTTCTGCTATGAGCAGCAAATACCTGGGGCAGCAGTTTGATATCCATGGTGGTGGTATGGACCTTCAATTCCCCCATCACGAATGTGAAATTGCGCAAAGTGAAATTGCACACGGAGAAATGATGGCGCGTTACTGGATACACAATAACATGATCACCATCAACGGTAAAAAGATGGGTAAAAGTTATGGCAATGTGATCCGCCTCACGGATCTGTTTGCCGGCACGCATCCCTTGCTGGAAAAGGGTTACAGCCCTATGACCATCCGTTTCTTCATTTTGCAGACGCATTACCGCAGCACACTGGACTTCTCTAATGAAGCCCTGCAGGCCGCAGAGAAAGGTTTACAGCGTTTGTGGTATGCTTACGAAGTATTACAGAAATTGGTATACACCGCTAACGGTGCAGACATCAATAAAGAGCTGGACGATCAGGTACAAGCCTGGTGTAACGATTGCGCCGTTTCCATGAACGACGATATCAGCACCGCCAAAGTGCTGGCCAATCTTTTCGAACTGTCTCCTGTTATTAATTCATTGAAAGGCGGACAGGTAAAAATGCACGAGATCAGTGAAAGCACTTTCACACTCCTGCAGCAAACCTGGAAAACTTATCTGATCGATGTACTTGGTCTCCAGCCTGAAAAACCGGCAGAAACGGATAAACTGGACGGCGTATTGCAATTGCTGATAGACATCCGCAAGGAAGCAAAAGGCAAAAAGGATTATGCTACTTCAGATAAGATCCGCAACCAGCTGCTCACTATCGGTATTCAACTGAAAGATGAAAAAGACGGTACCGTATCTTATGCTATTGAATAAATGAGTAAACCATGAGGAGGCTGATCCTGCTGGCTGCAATCACTTTCGCAGCCTGTAATAACAGTAATAAAAATACGGAAGAAGAAAAGAACGTTACAGTAGATGCACCCGTATTTTCTGCAGACACTGCTTATGCTGCCGTAGAAAAACAAGTTGCCTTCGGTCCCCGGATCCCTGGCAGCCCTGCCCAGGAAGCCTGCGCAGCCTGGCTGATCGGTTATTTCAAAACCCTGGCAGATACTGTTTATGTGCAACGCACAAAAGTGATCGCACCTAAAAAGAAAGAACTTCCCTGCATTAATATCATCGCTTCTTTCAACCCTGCTGCAAAGAACAGGGTCTTATTATTCTCTCACTGGGATACCCGCCCGTTTGCAGATAAAGATGCCTTCGATAAAAAGAAACAGCTGGATGGTGCAGACGATGGCGCCAGCGGAGTAGGTGTATTAATGGAAGTGGCCCGCCAGTTCCATGCAAAGAAACCTGCCATAGGCGTAGATATCCTGCTCACCGATGTAGAAGATTATGGCGAATCTGATGTGGCAGATAGTTATTGCCTCGGTACACAGTATTGGGCTAAAAATCCTCACATCAATGGCTACACGGCGCAATACGGCATCCTGCTGGATATGGTGGGCGGCCGCAATGCCAGCTTTTACATGGAAGGCCATTCCAAACAATATGCTTACCCGCAGATGAAGATGTTTTGGGATGTTGCCAATACCATCGGTTATTCGGATCTCTTCCGCTATGAGGAATCCCTGGGAGGCCCTGCATTTATTACAGACGATCATGCTTACGTGAACACACTGGCTAAGATCCCTTCCTTCGATATCATTGCCACACAGCCGAAAGGAGATTTCATGCCGCACCACCATACTTCCAACGATAATATGTCTGTGATAGACAAGAAAACATTGCAGGGCGTGGGTCAAACCATCCTCCATGTGATCTATGGCGAACCGTTTAACTATTAAACAATGACCCATCACGATATCTATATCCCGCATCTGCACAAGGACAAAAAGCTGAAACGCATTGTCACAGAGCCGCTGGACATGATGCCTGTAGGGAAGAACATTGCGCTAAAACTTATCGGCTCCATCATGAGCCAGCAATTATCCGTAAGGGTAGCCGAAGTCATCTATGGCCGTTTCCTTAATCTCTATGGCGGCAAAGAACCAAAGGCACAGCAGATCCTGGACACAGACCCAACTGTACTGCGCAGCATCGGGTTATCCAATGCAAAGGTCTCTTACGTACACAACGTAGCCCGCTTTGTGATCGAAGAAAAATTAACAGATGCCAAACTGCATAAGCTCAGCAACGAAGATGTGATCGCTTATCTCACGCAAATTAAAGGTGTCGGCAAATGGACGGTGGAAATGTTGCTGATGTTTTACCTGGGAAGAGAAGATATTTTTGCGATAGATGACCTCGGTATTCAACAGGCCATGATCAAACTATACAAACTGGATGTAACAGATAAGAAAGCATATCGTGCAAAACTATTGGAGCTTTCCCAAAAATGGTCGCCTTACAGAACACATGCCTGCCGCTACCTGTGGTCCTGGAAAGATACTAAGGCTTGATATTATAGGTGCGCAGCCGCGTAGTATCCTCAAACCTGTCCAGCTCTATCAGCCCCACCCCCTTTGCATAATAATTCGTACTTAAGATCTGTGGTGGTATAAATGGCGGAACAGAAACTTCCATCTCTACCCCTATTACATTCGTATAAGCCTTACCCAGTACCGTTTTGTTACTCCCTTTCTGAATAATGGTATAACGGATGTTCAGCATAAAATCCCCCAGCCCCGTAATGGTGATGGGAATATCTTCAGACCAGCCCTGG includes:
- a CDS encoding endonuclease/exonuclease/phosphatase family protein, with the protein product MKIAFTVIRRLLLWGNVLLAVGLMLSYFIPFTNPTSFWLGGFAGLPFPFFWLACIFFIPLWIVYRRKYWLISVIAAAVTLGGVFSTWGIHLFGGSNANSNTSFTVMTYNCSSMGIKGYKEVPEVRKRMYEELKKASPDVLCLQEFYTNTNPDKPDNLDSIRKELNYPHHYFVRSLIHWDTWHYGTVIFSRFPIIDTTRVKLFEVSKGPGTEDLIAASLIIKGDTVRIMSAHLVSYKLQQDDYQTVASAEVHKAHGLLYKMRRTFKLRSEQAHIIRNEIDRSKHPLIVVGDFNDVPVSYTYRTIRGDLQDAFLEQGSGFGRTFSAISPTLRIDYILPDKFFTVEEFSIYRRRGFEHFPIMARLSINRKD
- a CDS encoding DNA-3-methyladenine glycosylase family protein, whose product is MTHHDIYIPHLHKDKKLKRIVTEPLDMMPVGKNIALKLIGSIMSQQLSVRVAEVIYGRFLNLYGGKEPKAQQILDTDPTVLRSIGLSNAKVSYVHNVARFVIEEKLTDAKLHKLSNEDVIAYLTQIKGVGKWTVEMLLMFYLGREDIFAIDDLGIQQAMIKLYKLDVTDKKAYRAKLLELSQKWSPYRTHACRYLWSWKDTKA
- a CDS encoding M28 family peptidase; its protein translation is MRRLILLAAITFAACNNSNKNTEEEKNVTVDAPVFSADTAYAAVEKQVAFGPRIPGSPAQEACAAWLIGYFKTLADTVYVQRTKVIAPKKKELPCINIIASFNPAAKNRVLLFSHWDTRPFADKDAFDKKKQLDGADDGASGVGVLMEVARQFHAKKPAIGVDILLTDVEDYGESDVADSYCLGTQYWAKNPHINGYTAQYGILLDMVGGRNASFYMEGHSKQYAYPQMKMFWDVANTIGYSDLFRYEESLGGPAFITDDHAYVNTLAKIPSFDIIATQPKGDFMPHHHTSNDNMSVIDKKTLQGVGQTILHVIYGEPFNY
- a CDS encoding endonuclease/exonuclease/phosphatase family protein, yielding MKFLRLFTKGFFLIVNVVTVLFFLLACLAPFISPVRFWPISFITLGFPFLLVVLLLFLIFWIIFHPKYALIPLVALVIGWKSVSAFFSLRWPTNWETSNKPEGTINVMSYNVALFGLYAKKNSKPTREAMFDLIRLQQPDVLCLQDFYTSEKSDDFNNREDLSRVMKLPYRFFSSDFNRNGTQHWGSIIYSKFPIILSDKVKLSPGPMGESLIFADILRNNDTIRIVNMHLESYRFNAKDYQSIEKIKKQEDTGLVAAKGIVVKMRDAYVRRSRQANIVADFIRTSPHPVIVCGDFNDTPASYTYFTIKGNLQDAFLKKGSGIGRTFTGLSPTLRIDYIFIDRSFTINGFRTVHSDLSDHYPVIANVSIP
- the cysS gene encoding cysteine--tRNA ligase, producing the protein MSEQLKLHNTLSRQKELFTPLYPGHVGMYVCGPTVSGESHLGHARPFITFDVVYRYLLHLGYKVRYVRNITDAGHFEEEGRAAEDKIAKFAQLEKLEPMELVQKYTNLFHWAMEQFNTLKPSIEPTATGHIVEQIEMIKKIMDEGFAYEANGSVYFDVMKYSEGHHYGILSGRVLEDQLETTRELDNQEEKKNKVDFALWKKAPPEHLMRWPSPWGEGFPGWHIECSAMSSKYLGQQFDIHGGGMDLQFPHHECEIAQSEIAHGEMMARYWIHNNMITINGKKMGKSYGNVIRLTDLFAGTHPLLEKGYSPMTIRFFILQTHYRSTLDFSNEALQAAEKGLQRLWYAYEVLQKLVYTANGADINKELDDQVQAWCNDCAVSMNDDISTAKVLANLFELSPVINSLKGGQVKMHEISESTFTLLQQTWKTYLIDVLGLQPEKPAETDKLDGVLQLLIDIRKEAKGKKDYATSDKIRNQLLTIGIQLKDEKDGTVSYAIE